A region of Labeo rohita strain BAU-BD-2019 chromosome 2, IGBB_LRoh.1.0, whole genome shotgun sequence DNA encodes the following proteins:
- the sft2d3 gene encoding vesicle transport protein SFT2C codes for MAELNRQLQEYLAQSKSGAKTISQSSSSTAIDIDEPTKVPGSWFGRWSSPFSGSSSRGASSGQGSSSGFSWPWSSEPDPCLPGMSRSQRLIAFGTCIFFSALCFGLSALYAPLLLLKARKFALLWSLGSVFALLGAAILRGPSKLIATPTAGAAVYLCSLVGTLYAALSLHSTPLTALGACLQIAAIVGYIVALLPGGSAGMRFVGGMAASAIKRTVTGKTMPI; via the coding sequence aTGGCTGAATTAAACCGACAGCTCCAGGAATATTTGGCTCAGTCTAAAAGCGGCGCGAAGACAATATCACAGTCCAGTTCCAGCACTGCAATAGACATCGATGAACCTACTAAGGTGCCGGGGAGCTGGTTCGGCAGGTGGTCGAGTCCGTTCTCTGGATCCAGCAGCCGTGGAGCGTCATCAGGCCAAGGATCGAGCAGCGGCTTCTCGTGGCCGTGGTCATCAGAACCTGACCCATGTTTGCCTGGCATGAGTCGATCCCAGCGACTTATCGCGTTCGGAACGTGTATTTTCTTCTCTGCTCTGTGCTTTGGACTCTCGGCACTTTACGCTCCTTTACTCCTGCTGAAGGCACGTAAGTTTGCTCTGCTGTGGTCGCTTGGCTCCGTGTTCGCGCTCCTCGGGGCGGCGATCCTCCGCGGACCCAGTAAACTCATTGCGACTCCCACAGCTGGAGCCGCGGTGTACCTGTGCTCTCTGGTGGGCACTCTGTATGCGGCACTGAGCCTTCACAGCACGCCGCTTACTGCTCTCGGAGCCTGCCTTCAGATCGCTGCTATTGTGGGTTACATCGTGGCTTTATTGCCGGGGGGGAGTGCCGGGATGAGATTTGTGGGTGGCATGGCAGCGTCCGCAATTAAAAGAACTGTGACCGGTAAAACTATGCCTATATGA
- the si:ch1073-184j22.2 gene encoding dual specificity protein phosphatase 18, which yields MSISQITPTLFLSGADAPMNQALMTRKGITLIVNVTLSHTCPIYRGVECIRVAVSDLPNARLGDHFDHIAARIHSNRAGGTLVHCAAGMSRSPALIMAYLMKYKGVTLRQAHKWVKDSRPYICLNTGFWTQLLDYEKKLYGKNTVKVAEPLDPMPLPKTPKLPSKYNMRQCPSSPRLSQLRRFTSLAL from the coding sequence ATGTCAATATCACAGATAACACCAACTCTCTTCCTGAGTGGGGCTGATGCTCCTATGAATCAGGCACTGATGACCCGCAAAGGCATTACGCTGATTGTGAACGTGACTCTATCCCACACCTGCCCTATCTACCGAGGTGTGGAGTGCATACGTGTTGCAGTATCCGACCTCCCAAATGCCCGTCTAGGTGATCATTTTGACCATATTGCAGCTCGAATCCACAGCAACAGAGCTGGAGGAACACTAGTGCACTGCGCTGCAGGCATGAGTCGCTCACCTGCTCTAATAATGGCCTACCTCATGAAGTACAAAGGAGTGACTCTGCGGCAGGCTCATAAGTGGGTTAAAGACAGCAGACCCTACATATGTCTTAATACAGGATTCTGGACCCAACTTCTGGATTATGAGAAGAAACTCTACGGTAAGAATACTGTGAAGGTGGCTGAACCACTGGATCCAATGCCACTGCCTAAAACACCAAAACTACCTTCCAAGTACAACATGAGACAGTGTCCTTCTTCGCCACGGCTGAGCCAGCTTAGAAGATTCACCTCCTTAGCTCTTTAG